A single genomic interval of Zingiber officinale cultivar Zhangliang chromosome 4A, Zo_v1.1, whole genome shotgun sequence harbors:
- the LOC121971690 gene encoding uncharacterized protein LOC121971690 isoform X2, with protein sequence MPDLRSSGYSDTGPERGGAFWDVQRMGSHDSNPRRDIYGERGGSPPPWIPLSDGGGRVGNLVDRFSGLVLGDGRNEGVHQVIKALEDAESTIKQQLEENNVLKNELLQKAQELEKYRLEVKSLRPEIPTNDQVDAYKISNSNSPAGHEAERRWIENHSPLNPQAMVLHQNGVVGREETHLESVTANQHTYGSNKVNGDLRKFPGVHSALGSAGPSQYSTPSSRSLSPSRHPKEGGDQDKRFISSGNCLVPVSNLNSSTLWKQELVVKVREHEEEIAQLRKHLADYSIKEAQIRNEKYVLEKRIAYMRMAFDQQQQDLVDAASKAISYRQDIIEENIRLTYALQAAHAERSTFVSSLVPILSEHGLQPSVVDAQSIVSNLKVLFTHMQERFIIAEEKLKESQYQITPLYADISNAGFPAQSPSHMVAQATVSNNNSLEIVPQPTYPHAQSPISSNFQAKHVWETVGDQKQQHGPSSVPSKNLDQDIPESTPSMRDYRTSQDASVQINQGETHTAHHSVESKNQSSFKDLLRSSQTDDSETIAHAGKEPSVHCASGNSPYTTTGQDEPNAYSYLPTVLEEPSSRNSFSEDDDPLPAIDGLRISGDAYPGRELHASGYSINGTTSCNFEWVRYLEDGSVKYIEGAKQPDYLVTADDVDAYLAIEVQPLDDRKRKGELVKVFANDQRKITCDPEMQEKIKRTLSSGHATYDVSLSTRYLDIWETAILTIKKEGYNIKCIGPRGVVTEKFQKNTTISIPYGHPTEFLIQEASGEYLLRTEESSVLRDTIVLTLRIFKVMAGEKRKGRRKGLFFI encoded by the exons ATGCCCGATTTGAGGTCCTCGGGCTACTCTGATACTGGCCCCGAGCGGGGAGGGGCGTTCTGGGATGTCCAGCGCATGGGAAGCCACGATTCGAACCCGAGGAGGGATATCTACGGCGAAAGAGGTGGCTCGCCGCCGCCGTGGATCCCTCTGTCGGATGGCGGCGGCAGGGTCGGGAACCTGGTGGATAGGTTTTCTGGGTTGGTCTTAGGCGATGGCCGAAATGAGGGCGTTCACCAAGTCATCAAGGCGTTGGAGGATGCCGAGAGCACTATCAAGCAACAG TTGGAAGAGAACAACGTATTAAAGAATGAACTCTTGCAAAAAGCACAAGAATTAGAAAAATAT aGGTTAGAAGTCAAATCATTAAGGCCTGAAATACCTACAAATGATCaggtggatgcctataaaatcAGTAATTCCAATTCTCCAGCTGGACATGAAGCAGAGAGGAGATGGATAGAAAATCATTCACCTTTAAATCCTCAAGCTATGGTGCTTCATCAGAATGGAGTGGTTGGAAGGGAGGAAACTCATTTGGAATCTGTCACGGCTAATCAACACACATATGGGAGCAACAAGGTTAATGGTGACCTTCGAAAATTTCCTGGAGTACATTCTGCTTTAGGCAGTGCCGGTCCATCTCAATACTCTACACCATCATCTAGATCCTTGTCTCCAAGCAG GCATCCAAAGGAAGGAGGAGACCAAGATAAGAGGTTCATTTCATCAGGAAATTGTTTGGTGCCAGTGTCTAATCTCAACTCTAGTACTCTTTGGAAGCAG GAACTTGTTGTTAAGGTCAGAGAGCATGAAGAAGAGATTGCACAGTTAAGGAAGCATCTTGCTGATTATTCAATAAAG GAAGCACAAATACGCAATGAGAAATATGTTCTAGAAAAAAGAATTGCTTATATGCGCATG GCATTTGATCAGCAACAACAAGACTTGGTTGATGCTGCATCAAAAGCTATTTCATATAGACAAGATATTATTGAGGAGAATATTCGTCTAACATATGCCTTGCAA GCTGCTCATGCAGAGAGATCGACTTTTGTATCTTCTTTGGTGCCCATTCTCTCAGAACACGGTCTTCAACCTTCTGTGGTTGATGCTCAGTCAATTGTCAGTAATCTTAAG GTTTTGTTTACCCACATGCAGGAGAGATTTATCATTGCTGAG GAAAAGCTGAAAGAATCTCAATATCAGATAACTCCATTGTATGCAGACATATCAAATGCAGGTTTTCCTGCACAGTCACCTTCCCATATGGTGGCACAAGCGACTGTTTCT AACAATAATAGCTTGGAAATTGTGCCTCAGCCAACATATCCACATGCACAGTCTCCAATTTCTTCTAATTTCCAAGCAAAACATGTTTGGGAGACAGTTGGGGACCAAAAACAGCAACATGGTCCAAGTAGTGTTCCTTCAAAGAATCTGGACCAGGACATTCCAGAAAGCACTCCTTCCATGAG GGATTACAGAACCTCCCAGGATGCTTCAGTTCAAATAAATCAAGGGGAAACTCATACTGCACATCATTCTGTGGAATCTAAAAATCAGTCATCTTTCAAAGACCTTTTGAGAAGTTCCCAAACTGATGACTCGGAGACAATTGCTCACGCTGGGAAAGAACCTTCTGTTCATTGTGCTTCAGGAAACTCACCTTACACAACTACTGGACAGGATGAACCAAATGCTTACTCTTACCTTCCTACAGTCCTTGAAGAGCCTAGTTCTAGAAACTCATTCTCTGAAG ATGATGATCCACTGCCAGCCATTGATGGTCTTCGAATTTCAGGTGATGCTTATCCTGGAAGGGAACTTCATGCAAGTGGGTACTCAATCAATGGAACAACAAGTTGTAATTTTGAG tggGTACGATATTTAGAAGATGGTTCTGTTAAGTATATTGAAG GAGCAAAACAACCGGACTATCTAGTTACTGCTGATGATGTGGATGCATACCTTGCTATTGAAGTTCAACCCCTGGATGATAGGAAGCGGAAG GGCGAACTTGTAAAGGTTTTTGCCAATGACCAAAGAAAGATAACTTGTG ATCCTGAAATGCAAGAGAAGATTAAGAGAACTTTGTCTAGTGGGCATGCAACATATGATGTATCATTATCg ACTAGATATCTTGATATATGGGAAACTGCTATTTTGACAATAAAGAAAGAAGGCTACAACATAAAATGTATTGGACCGCGTGGTGTCGTCACAGAGAAGTTTCAGAAAAATACCACA ATCTCCATTCCATATGGACATCCCACGGAGTTTCTCATTCAGGAGGCTAGTGGGGAGTATCTACTAAGGACGGAAGAGAGTAGCGT
- the LOC121971690 gene encoding uncharacterized protein LOC121971690 isoform X4, protein MPDLRSSGYSDTGPERGGAFWDVQRMGSHDSNPRRDIYGERGGSPPPWIPLSDGGGRVGNLVDRFSGLVLGDGRNEGVHQVIKALEDAESTIKQQLEENNVLKNELLQKAQELEKYRLEVKSLRPEIPTNDQVDAYKISNSNSPAGHEAERRWIENHSPLNPQAMVLHQNGVVGREETHLESVTANQHTYGSNKVNGDLRKFPGVHSALGSAGPSQYSTPSSRSLSPSRHPKEGGDQDKRFISSGNCLVPVSNLNSSTLWKQELVVKVREHEEEIAQLRKHLADYSIKEAQIRNEKYVLEKRIAYMRMAFDQQQQDLVDAASKAISYRQDIIEENIRLTYALQAAHAERSTFVSSLVPILSEHGLQPSVVDAQSIVSNLKVLFTHMQERFIIAEEKLKESQYQITPLYADISNAGFPAQSPSHMVAQATVSPTYPHAQSPISSNFQAKHVWETVGDQKQQHGPSSVPSKNLDQDIPESTPSMRDYRTSQDASVQINQGETHTAHHSVESKNQSSFKDLLRSSQTDDSETIAHAGKEPSVHCASGNSPYTTTGQDEPNAYSYLPTVLEEPSSRNSFSEADDDPLPAIDGLRISGDAYPGRELHASGYSINGTTSCNFEWVRYLEDGSVKYIEGAKQPDYLVTADDVDAYLAIEVQPLDDRKRKGELVKVFANDQRKITCDPEMQEKIKRTLSSGHATYDVSLSTRYLDIWETAILTIKKEGYNIKCIGPRGVVTEKFQKNTTISIPYGHPTEFLIQEASGEYLLRTEESSVLRDTIVLTLRIFKVMAGEKRKGRRKGLFFI, encoded by the exons ATGCCCGATTTGAGGTCCTCGGGCTACTCTGATACTGGCCCCGAGCGGGGAGGGGCGTTCTGGGATGTCCAGCGCATGGGAAGCCACGATTCGAACCCGAGGAGGGATATCTACGGCGAAAGAGGTGGCTCGCCGCCGCCGTGGATCCCTCTGTCGGATGGCGGCGGCAGGGTCGGGAACCTGGTGGATAGGTTTTCTGGGTTGGTCTTAGGCGATGGCCGAAATGAGGGCGTTCACCAAGTCATCAAGGCGTTGGAGGATGCCGAGAGCACTATCAAGCAACAG TTGGAAGAGAACAACGTATTAAAGAATGAACTCTTGCAAAAAGCACAAGAATTAGAAAAATAT aGGTTAGAAGTCAAATCATTAAGGCCTGAAATACCTACAAATGATCaggtggatgcctataaaatcAGTAATTCCAATTCTCCAGCTGGACATGAAGCAGAGAGGAGATGGATAGAAAATCATTCACCTTTAAATCCTCAAGCTATGGTGCTTCATCAGAATGGAGTGGTTGGAAGGGAGGAAACTCATTTGGAATCTGTCACGGCTAATCAACACACATATGGGAGCAACAAGGTTAATGGTGACCTTCGAAAATTTCCTGGAGTACATTCTGCTTTAGGCAGTGCCGGTCCATCTCAATACTCTACACCATCATCTAGATCCTTGTCTCCAAGCAG GCATCCAAAGGAAGGAGGAGACCAAGATAAGAGGTTCATTTCATCAGGAAATTGTTTGGTGCCAGTGTCTAATCTCAACTCTAGTACTCTTTGGAAGCAG GAACTTGTTGTTAAGGTCAGAGAGCATGAAGAAGAGATTGCACAGTTAAGGAAGCATCTTGCTGATTATTCAATAAAG GAAGCACAAATACGCAATGAGAAATATGTTCTAGAAAAAAGAATTGCTTATATGCGCATG GCATTTGATCAGCAACAACAAGACTTGGTTGATGCTGCATCAAAAGCTATTTCATATAGACAAGATATTATTGAGGAGAATATTCGTCTAACATATGCCTTGCAA GCTGCTCATGCAGAGAGATCGACTTTTGTATCTTCTTTGGTGCCCATTCTCTCAGAACACGGTCTTCAACCTTCTGTGGTTGATGCTCAGTCAATTGTCAGTAATCTTAAG GTTTTGTTTACCCACATGCAGGAGAGATTTATCATTGCTGAG GAAAAGCTGAAAGAATCTCAATATCAGATAACTCCATTGTATGCAGACATATCAAATGCAGGTTTTCCTGCACAGTCACCTTCCCATATGGTGGCACAAGCGACTGTTTCT CCAACATATCCACATGCACAGTCTCCAATTTCTTCTAATTTCCAAGCAAAACATGTTTGGGAGACAGTTGGGGACCAAAAACAGCAACATGGTCCAAGTAGTGTTCCTTCAAAGAATCTGGACCAGGACATTCCAGAAAGCACTCCTTCCATGAG GGATTACAGAACCTCCCAGGATGCTTCAGTTCAAATAAATCAAGGGGAAACTCATACTGCACATCATTCTGTGGAATCTAAAAATCAGTCATCTTTCAAAGACCTTTTGAGAAGTTCCCAAACTGATGACTCGGAGACAATTGCTCACGCTGGGAAAGAACCTTCTGTTCATTGTGCTTCAGGAAACTCACCTTACACAACTACTGGACAGGATGAACCAAATGCTTACTCTTACCTTCCTACAGTCCTTGAAGAGCCTAGTTCTAGAAACTCATTCTCTGAAG CAGATGATGATCCACTGCCAGCCATTGATGGTCTTCGAATTTCAGGTGATGCTTATCCTGGAAGGGAACTTCATGCAAGTGGGTACTCAATCAATGGAACAACAAGTTGTAATTTTGAG tggGTACGATATTTAGAAGATGGTTCTGTTAAGTATATTGAAG GAGCAAAACAACCGGACTATCTAGTTACTGCTGATGATGTGGATGCATACCTTGCTATTGAAGTTCAACCCCTGGATGATAGGAAGCGGAAG GGCGAACTTGTAAAGGTTTTTGCCAATGACCAAAGAAAGATAACTTGTG ATCCTGAAATGCAAGAGAAGATTAAGAGAACTTTGTCTAGTGGGCATGCAACATATGATGTATCATTATCg ACTAGATATCTTGATATATGGGAAACTGCTATTTTGACAATAAAGAAAGAAGGCTACAACATAAAATGTATTGGACCGCGTGGTGTCGTCACAGAGAAGTTTCAGAAAAATACCACA ATCTCCATTCCATATGGACATCCCACGGAGTTTCTCATTCAGGAGGCTAGTGGGGAGTATCTACTAAGGACGGAAGAGAGTAGCGT
- the LOC121971690 gene encoding uncharacterized protein LOC121971690 isoform X5, with protein sequence MPDLRSSGYSDTGPERGGAFWDVQRMGSHDSNPRRDIYGERGGSPPPWIPLSDGGGRVGNLVDRFSGLVLGDGRNEGVHQVIKALEDAESTIKQQLEENNVLKNELLQKAQELEKYVDAYKISNSNSPAGHEAERRWIENHSPLNPQAMVLHQNGVVGREETHLESVTANQHTYGSNKVNGDLRKFPGVHSALGSAGPSQYSTPSSRSLSPSRHPKEGGDQDKRFISSGNCLVPVSNLNSSTLWKQELVVKVREHEEEIAQLRKHLADYSIKEAQIRNEKYVLEKRIAYMRMAFDQQQQDLVDAASKAISYRQDIIEENIRLTYALQAAHAERSTFVSSLVPILSEHGLQPSVVDAQSIVSNLKVLFTHMQERFIIAEEKLKESQYQITPLYADISNAGFPAQSPSHMVAQATVSNNNSLEIVPQPTYPHAQSPISSNFQAKHVWETVGDQKQQHGPSSVPSKNLDQDIPESTPSMRDYRTSQDASVQINQGETHTAHHSVESKNQSSFKDLLRSSQTDDSETIAHAGKEPSVHCASGNSPYTTTGQDEPNAYSYLPTVLEEPSSRNSFSEADDDPLPAIDGLRISGDAYPGRELHASGYSINGTTSCNFEWVRYLEDGSVKYIEGAKQPDYLVTADDVDAYLAIEVQPLDDRKRKGELVKVFANDQRKITCDPEMQEKIKRTLSSGHATYDVSLSTRYLDIWETAILTIKKEGYNIKCIGPRGVVTEKFQKNTTISIPYGHPTEFLIQEASGEYLLRTEESSVLRDTIVLTLRIFKVMAGEKRKGRRKGLFFI encoded by the exons ATGCCCGATTTGAGGTCCTCGGGCTACTCTGATACTGGCCCCGAGCGGGGAGGGGCGTTCTGGGATGTCCAGCGCATGGGAAGCCACGATTCGAACCCGAGGAGGGATATCTACGGCGAAAGAGGTGGCTCGCCGCCGCCGTGGATCCCTCTGTCGGATGGCGGCGGCAGGGTCGGGAACCTGGTGGATAGGTTTTCTGGGTTGGTCTTAGGCGATGGCCGAAATGAGGGCGTTCACCAAGTCATCAAGGCGTTGGAGGATGCCGAGAGCACTATCAAGCAACAG TTGGAAGAGAACAACGTATTAAAGAATGAACTCTTGCAAAAAGCACAAGAATTAGAAAAATAT gtggatgcctataaaatcAGTAATTCCAATTCTCCAGCTGGACATGAAGCAGAGAGGAGATGGATAGAAAATCATTCACCTTTAAATCCTCAAGCTATGGTGCTTCATCAGAATGGAGTGGTTGGAAGGGAGGAAACTCATTTGGAATCTGTCACGGCTAATCAACACACATATGGGAGCAACAAGGTTAATGGTGACCTTCGAAAATTTCCTGGAGTACATTCTGCTTTAGGCAGTGCCGGTCCATCTCAATACTCTACACCATCATCTAGATCCTTGTCTCCAAGCAG GCATCCAAAGGAAGGAGGAGACCAAGATAAGAGGTTCATTTCATCAGGAAATTGTTTGGTGCCAGTGTCTAATCTCAACTCTAGTACTCTTTGGAAGCAG GAACTTGTTGTTAAGGTCAGAGAGCATGAAGAAGAGATTGCACAGTTAAGGAAGCATCTTGCTGATTATTCAATAAAG GAAGCACAAATACGCAATGAGAAATATGTTCTAGAAAAAAGAATTGCTTATATGCGCATG GCATTTGATCAGCAACAACAAGACTTGGTTGATGCTGCATCAAAAGCTATTTCATATAGACAAGATATTATTGAGGAGAATATTCGTCTAACATATGCCTTGCAA GCTGCTCATGCAGAGAGATCGACTTTTGTATCTTCTTTGGTGCCCATTCTCTCAGAACACGGTCTTCAACCTTCTGTGGTTGATGCTCAGTCAATTGTCAGTAATCTTAAG GTTTTGTTTACCCACATGCAGGAGAGATTTATCATTGCTGAG GAAAAGCTGAAAGAATCTCAATATCAGATAACTCCATTGTATGCAGACATATCAAATGCAGGTTTTCCTGCACAGTCACCTTCCCATATGGTGGCACAAGCGACTGTTTCT AACAATAATAGCTTGGAAATTGTGCCTCAGCCAACATATCCACATGCACAGTCTCCAATTTCTTCTAATTTCCAAGCAAAACATGTTTGGGAGACAGTTGGGGACCAAAAACAGCAACATGGTCCAAGTAGTGTTCCTTCAAAGAATCTGGACCAGGACATTCCAGAAAGCACTCCTTCCATGAG GGATTACAGAACCTCCCAGGATGCTTCAGTTCAAATAAATCAAGGGGAAACTCATACTGCACATCATTCTGTGGAATCTAAAAATCAGTCATCTTTCAAAGACCTTTTGAGAAGTTCCCAAACTGATGACTCGGAGACAATTGCTCACGCTGGGAAAGAACCTTCTGTTCATTGTGCTTCAGGAAACTCACCTTACACAACTACTGGACAGGATGAACCAAATGCTTACTCTTACCTTCCTACAGTCCTTGAAGAGCCTAGTTCTAGAAACTCATTCTCTGAAG CAGATGATGATCCACTGCCAGCCATTGATGGTCTTCGAATTTCAGGTGATGCTTATCCTGGAAGGGAACTTCATGCAAGTGGGTACTCAATCAATGGAACAACAAGTTGTAATTTTGAG tggGTACGATATTTAGAAGATGGTTCTGTTAAGTATATTGAAG GAGCAAAACAACCGGACTATCTAGTTACTGCTGATGATGTGGATGCATACCTTGCTATTGAAGTTCAACCCCTGGATGATAGGAAGCGGAAG GGCGAACTTGTAAAGGTTTTTGCCAATGACCAAAGAAAGATAACTTGTG ATCCTGAAATGCAAGAGAAGATTAAGAGAACTTTGTCTAGTGGGCATGCAACATATGATGTATCATTATCg ACTAGATATCTTGATATATGGGAAACTGCTATTTTGACAATAAAGAAAGAAGGCTACAACATAAAATGTATTGGACCGCGTGGTGTCGTCACAGAGAAGTTTCAGAAAAATACCACA ATCTCCATTCCATATGGACATCCCACGGAGTTTCTCATTCAGGAGGCTAGTGGGGAGTATCTACTAAGGACGGAAGAGAGTAGCGT